The DNA sequence ATGGAGATGGACATGAAGTGGCAAATTCGATTACGCATGAGCTTTGGTCTACAATTCTTTCCGAAATACGGCCGATAAATGCGTCAACCGAAGCACTTTTAAGAGCATCGCGGCCGCTAAATTTTGATGGAAAAACTTTAAATCTCGGGGTTTACTATACATTTCACAAAGAGCATTTGGAAAGCATTAATCATCGAATGCTTTTGGAAAATGCCTGTGCAAAAGTTTTAGGTGGTCAGGTGCACGTGGTGTGTTCCTTGACGGAAGCGCCGGTGACTGAGATCGCCAATGTCTCGCAAATACCATCTGCGAATGCGTCAAATAATTCATTTTCAAACGGTAGTAAAACCAATTTAACTGGTACTTTGACCAATAGCGATGAAACGGATATAATAAATATTGCCAAAGATATATTTGGCGATTAGAATAACACTATGGCATTTGATAAATTTAAACAACTCGGCGAATTAAACAAAATGCGCCAAGAAGCAAAAAAACTTCAAAAGGAACTCGAGAAAGAGGAAGTTACATATGAGAAAGGTGCAATAAAAATTAAAGTTAACGGTGCACAACAAATTGTGTACTTTCAATTAGACGACAGTGATCGTGATGATATCAAGGAAGCAATCAATGAAGCAATGAAGGAAGTACAAAAAAAGGCGGCGCGAAAGATGATGGAGATGGGCGGTGGACTTTCGGGACTTTTTGGTAAATAAATAACTTCAACTTATCCGTTAATACCGAGTATATAAGATAAAAATAAGTGGAAAAATATATCACCAACCAATACGAGTAAGATGATTATTAATTGTCTCTTGTTAAATTTATAGTCACTATTTTTTTTGAATTTGTTAAAGAATAATTCAATAAACCGAAAAAGTAAGAGGAAGAAAATTGCAAGAAATATAACTACACTTATCCCAAGGTAAATTATTAAACTCTCGTAGTCTAGTAACACGCCCATTAAATTATTATAGCAGCAACGAGGTGTTGCGAAAGTAATTATTACCCTAATAATGGATAAAATGCTTCGAAAGGAATATTAAACGAAGTAATTAAATCTTAATATATATAATTAATAGTTAACAATAATTTTGTTATAATTACCACATGATGAAAGTTCCCAAACCTATTTCTAATCTAATTGAAAGTTTTCAAAAATTACCCGGTATTGGTCCAAAATCTGCCCAGAGACTGACTTACTATTTACTTCATGTACCTCAAAGCCAGCTTGAAGAATTTGGTCAAGCACTTACCAATCTCAAAAAGGATACCGTGCTTTGCTCACTATGCAAAAATGTTGCCGAGACGGATCCTTGTCCTATTTGCTTAGACCACGGACGTGAGGGAGATACTATTCTCGTGGTTGAACAACCGCTTGATATTTTGGCTTTTGAAAGGACGGGTAAATACAATGGTTTGTATCACGTTTTACATGGAGCGATTAGTCCGCTAGATAACATTGGACCCGACGAGCTTTTTGTTAACGAACTGTTTGATCGATTATCGAATGGTCATGCTATTATTGAAGTTATCGTAGCTACGAATCCAACCATGGAAGGTGATGCAACGGCAATGTATCTGAGCAAAAAGATTAAAGAAATGTCTCCGAAGACAAAAATATCGCGTTTGGGAATGGGAATACCGACGGGTGCGGATTTGGAGTATGCTGACGAGACAACGTTGTCAGAAGCCATACGAGGTAGAAGGATTTTATGAAAAATAATTCTAAAAAGTACGCGAAAGCTATCGCTCATGAAATTAAACACGAAGTGTTGGGGGAACCTAAGCCGAAAGTTGTTCCTCCCAAAAGAAGCGCTATGGATGTCATTCTCGGTAAGTATCCAAAGACATTCGAACCCGAAGATCAACCCTCGCCGATTGTTGAAGCAATGCTTCAAACAAAAAAATCAGAAGAAGAAAAGGCTAAAAAAACCGTAGTTGATACGGTCGATATAGACATGCAAAAACTTAGGCAAAATCGCATTAAGGCTGAAAACCAATGGATAAAAAATCAAACCGGATTAATGCAAGAACCACAAAATGAAAATAAAAAGGAAGCTGTGCTCCCGTCTAGTCCGAAAAAAGGAGCTATCGGTGTTGGTGGACAAAAGCCGAGAGGAATGGAGCAAATGCGAAAGAAAAATTAAGATTGCAATTGAGATGATTTATTTGTATCATGTCTTTATGAAAATTAGAATTATAAGTTGTTGTCAAAATAAGCCGCGTTGATTACGTCGTATATAACGTGGCTTACATTCCCGCAATCAGCGGGAATTTTTGTTTAAGGACCTATGGATAATTTAATTAACGAATTAGAAAAGATTCGGGGAAAAACTTTGCTTGTTTGCTATCCTCATCCGGACGATGAAACGATGATCTCGGGAGGTCTTCTTCGTGAAGCAAAAAAGTATGATATCAAAACTGTTGTGCTGGTATTAACCCAGGGCGGTGAGGGGAAAATGCATATTCATCCAAGAGGAAAATCTGTCAAAGAAGTTAGAACCAAAGAACTTAATAGTGCTATGACCAAATTAAAAGTTGATAAAGTGATATTGGAAAATTACCCCGACGCTTATTTGCGGGATTGCAAAGATCTCTGGACAAAAAAGCTAACACGACAAATCAGAGAATTAAAGCCTGCTATGGTGGTTACGTATGATCATTCGGGGATTACCGGTAATCCGGATCATATCGTATTGTCACTTGAATTAACGAGAATAATTTCTTCTATGAAGAAAAATGCAAGGCCAATTTTCTACTTTGCGACATTGGATTTGGAAAATAAACCGCTTGTGTCAAGATACATGTGTTCAGAAGTATTGCCTTATGTGTCAAAAGCAACAAGCTTTTTGAAGATCAATATTGTCAGAAAAATATTGACAGCGCGAGTGTACAAAAGTCAAAATGTGATGAATTTAAAAACAGCGCTTTACTATCTGATTTTTCTACGTAAGGAATGGTATCATAAAGTAGATTTTGACAAAACATATCCCTTTAAATATGTCCCTTTCAAACTCTAAATACATGCAGATATTTAATTCTTTATCAAGAAAACTGGAAGTATTTACTCCTCTTGGAGAAGGTGCTGTGGGACTGTATACCTGTGGGCCAACCGTTTACGATTTTGTAACGATAGGTAATTGGAGGACATATGCACTTGGTGATTTGGTTGTCAGAACGCTCGGCTATTTGGGATTTACGACAAAGTACATCATGAACATAACCGATGTCGGGCACTTGACGGGCGACAACGAAGGCGATGCCAGTATTGGTGAAGACCGACTGGAAAAAGGTGCAAAAAGAGAAAATAAAACAGCATGGGAAATTGCTGATTTTTATGCTAAAGATTTTTTGAAGGGTTTTGACGAGTTGAATTTGACTCATCCAATTAGATTCACAAAAGCCACCGACTATATACAAGAACAAATTGAATTAGTTAAAAGAATCGAAACAAAAGGCTATACATATGAAATACTTGATGATGGAATATATTTTGATATTAAAAAATATGAACGTGACGGATATAGTTATGGTGATCTTTCAAACCTTGATGTAAGAAAAGAAGGGGCAAGAGTGAAGATCAATCCCGGGAGGAAAGACCCTAGGGATTTTGCTCTTTGGAAATATTCACCAAAGGGAGTTAAGCGCCACATGGAATGGGAAAGCCCATGGGGAATTGGATTTCCCGGTTGGCACATTGAATGTTCGGCTATGAGCATGAAGTATTTAGGTGAACAATTTGATATTCATATTGGTGGAGAAGATTTAAAAAGCACTCATCACCCAAATGAAATAGCTCAAAGTGAAGCTGCAACCGGTAAAATACCGTATGTCAAATATTGGATTCACGGTGCGTTTTTGCTTATCGATGGTGGGCGCATGGGGAAAAGTTTACATAACGCATATACACTCACTGACATAGGCAAGAAGGGATTTAGCCCGATGGATGTAAGATATTTTTATTTAACCGGTCACTACCGCAAGAAACTCAACTTTACCTGGGAAGCGCTCGAGGCGGCCAGAAACTCACGCCAGAAATTAGTCGAACAAGTACGAGCAGCAAAAAAACAAACAGCAAGAACTGTGATGTCTGAGGAAAAGAATCAGAAAGTGCACTTGTTTCAAAATGATTTTAAAAACGCTATCTCTGAGGATTTCAACATGCCTCAGGCCTTAAGCGTCTTTTGGTCGATGCTAAAAAGCAATATTCCTTCAGAGGATAAATATGATCTTGCTGTTAGCTTTGATGATGTGCTTGGTTTGAATATCCGCAAGTCGATCGAAGAATCAGAAAGAAATCCCGTGGATATCCCTGATGTTGTTAATGCCTTGGCGCAAAAAAGAGAGGATTTTAGGAAAAGGGGAGACTTCACACAAGCCGATGAGGTGAGAAAAGAGATTGAATCTGCTGGTTTTGATATCAAAGATTCTTCTGATGGCTACAAACTCAAAAAGATTCGTTAAACGTTTTAGTTGTGATTTTTGACCCAATATAATCAAATTGACTTTGGTTGGTGTTAACTTGCATACTAATAAGTAATGACGACCCTCAAAAAACTTATCTTCACTAGCCTTATTATGCTGGTATTTGTCTATCTTTGCGTACTTACATTGGGCATGTATGTTTTGAAAAAAGATGTTGATTTGCTCAAACATACTAAACCGTACAAGAATGTTGGAAATTTAATTTCCTGGCAGGAATCTAACTCAGAAGATTTTTCGCAAGCAACCGATTCAGGAAAGATTGGAATTACGGAAATTACTCGAAATTCCCAAGATAATCGCTTTAGTATTAAAGACTGTGTTGATTGCAATGAAGCAATTTTGGAGATGATCGATTCTGCCGAAAGCAATAATACTGTCAGTGTTGTGGACGCGCCGAACGTCAAAACACAGACCTCATATATACCACTTGGAAGTAGTGCCGGGTCAACGAGCACGAATTGGTTTACGATAAATGACGCATCTAGCTATATCGATCTGAAAAATGATTTCAACATGGATGCGTATGTAACTTTTGAGGCATCTCTTAAGGTGTTACATGGTAATGGGCAGGCATTTGCACGGTTGTGGGACGACACAAACAAAATTGCCGTGACGGGTAGCGAAATATCAACAAGCAATAATGCTGATTTCCAGCATGTTAAAAGTACACGGATTTATTTATGGAATGGTAATAATAACTACAAGGTTCAGATAAAATCACTTAATGGATACGAAGTGACAATATCCGATTCCAAAGTTAAAATTGTTTATTAATGAAAAAATACGGAGCAATATTTGATTTGGATGGAACGATTGTCGACGACGATTTTATCTACGGCAATGCCTTCAGCCAAGTTCTAAAAAAATTGGGTGCGAAAAACGTTCCCGACATACCCCACACCGGAGGTATTGGCATTGATGAAAATTGGCCTATTCTTTTTGATAAATACAAGATAACAACACAACACAGTATCGAGGACTTGTCGGCACTCGTAACAGATTATTTTTTAGCACATGTAAAACTGGCGCGAATAAAAAGGGGATTTATCTCCTTTGCTCACGACCTTGGTGAATCCGATTTTGCAATTGCCCTGGCGACAAGTACGACATGGAGTATTGCCGATGCGTTAATCAGCACCCTAGATTTACAGGGAGTCTTTGAAAGTATTACAACAGGCGAGGAAGTAGGAAATAAAAAGCCTTCTCCCGAGATTTTTAATTTGGCAGCCGACAAAATATCTGTTCCGGCAAAACAGTGTGTAGTCTTTGAAGATTCAGCGGCGGGAGTTGAAGCTGGTCTTAGTGCAGGTATGATGGTTGTGGGTGTCTATAAAGACGAAATTCGTAAAGAAGCTTTGTCGGGTGCGCACAAACTTATTCATGATTTTGATTTAATATCAGTCGAAGAGGTGTTAGCGTTATTTAGCGATAAGTAGACTTTGCAGAGCTTACCAACAATGCTAAGATTATACAAGATGAAAAGAATTATCCTCGGAGTGGTGTTAATCATAAGTTTGTGTGTTTTCTATCCGGGAGACTTGTATGCCCAAGAAGCGGAAATACCTACAGGTACGGCGTATGAAATTGCTTTCAATGACTACACCCTTAGTCTTGAGGCATACAACAAGGCGCATGAAAAGTATGTACTTGCTCGTGCACAATATTTGAGATTTGATACTCTGACGGCAAGAAATGAAGCCAAAGAAGCGACTCAAAATATGTTATCTGCCCGTGATGATGTGATAATAAAATATTTAAACTCGGTTGTCGAAAGATTGCAAGAAACCGAAGGAATTAATCAGGAGGCGAGAGTAAGAGTAATAACCGAACTGGAAAATGAAATTTCTTGGTTCGAGGATCATAAAGCCGGTCTTGTTGGTGCCGGATCTTTGGATGATCTAAAAAGCGATTCCGACGAAGCGGCCAAACGTTATAATGTACTTGGACAACTAGCGTACGAAGCCGTTTCTTTTGTCCCCTTGGGGAGAGTAACGAAATTCCAAGAAAGACTTAACGAGAATTTTCTTGCCGTTAAAGATAGAGTTGCAAGTATTCGATCCGAAGAAAGAAAAGAATATCAACTTACAAAAAGAGATTTGGAGAGTATTGACAACTGGATTTTTGAGACCGAACAAAGAATTGCTCGTGGAAATGTTAAGTACAACAAGGCGCAACCTATAATAAATACAATTCGAAATAAAAAAAGCTCAAACAACTCATCGCTGGGTAAATACAATCAAGTTGTGGCCCAACTTGATTTAAGTAAACTTGATTACAAAGATGCGAGTTTGTCTATTCGAGAAATTATTAAAGTTATAAAAACAGACTAATGGAAACTACTAGTGATATGAAAAACGATTTGGATATTAAGGATCCTGATTTGGTACAACCGATAAATAACGCATCTCGAGGCGGCCCGCCCGATGGTTTTAGTGCCATCAACCCCGTATTTTTTAATACGGTGGTAGCTTTTGTTAACTTACTAAAAACCAAAAAAGCTTTACTTTTTGGTAAGTTAAAGAGGGTTACACCTTCTGACAAAGCGGATGCCAAGGTTGTTTCTAATCCCCAGGTTGGTAGTTTACCCAAAGCTACTCAAGGCGCCGAAGTACAAGACACGCCCAAAAAACGAGTAAATAAAAATAGTATTAAGAAACTGGCGGTTGTTATCTTTGTTCTATTTGTTGTGACCGGCTTAATCTATACGGGAACGAAGCTGTTTGACAACATTACCGAAGAGCAAGTGGGGGGAAATACTGAAATTGTAAATACACCAGGTGATCCGACTCCGACTCCGAGTGACACAAAACCTAGTGTACCCTCTGTATATAATGATGATGAAATTCTAAACCAGCTTGAGAAGGATATGCTAATTCTAGATCAAGAATTGACAACATCGGTATTAAAAGAATCATCCCTTGATCTACCCATACTCGATTTTAATATTAGTTTTTGAGTATATTAAACCAAT is a window from the Candidatus Woesebacteria bacterium genome containing:
- a CDS encoding YbaB/EbfC family nucleoid-associated protein, which gives rise to MAFDKFKQLGELNKMRQEAKKLQKELEKEEVTYEKGAIKIKVNGAQQIVYFQLDDSDRDDIKEAINEAMKEVQKKAARKMMEMGGGLSGLFGK
- the recR gene encoding recombination protein RecR; translation: MKVPKPISNLIESFQKLPGIGPKSAQRLTYYLLHVPQSQLEEFGQALTNLKKDTVLCSLCKNVAETDPCPICLDHGREGDTILVVEQPLDILAFERTGKYNGLYHVLHGAISPLDNIGPDELFVNELFDRLSNGHAIIEVIVATNPTMEGDATAMYLSKKIKEMSPKTKISRLGMGIPTGADLEYADETTLSEAIRGRRIL
- a CDS encoding PIG-L family deacetylase translates to MDNLINELEKIRGKTLLVCYPHPDDETMISGGLLREAKKYDIKTVVLVLTQGGEGKMHIHPRGKSVKEVRTKELNSAMTKLKVDKVILENYPDAYLRDCKDLWTKKLTRQIRELKPAMVVTYDHSGITGNPDHIVLSLELTRIISSMKKNARPIFYFATLDLENKPLVSRYMCSEVLPYVSKATSFLKINIVRKILTARVYKSQNVMNLKTALYYLIFLRKEWYHKVDFDKTYPFKYVPFKL
- a CDS encoding cysteine--tRNA ligase → MQIFNSLSRKLEVFTPLGEGAVGLYTCGPTVYDFVTIGNWRTYALGDLVVRTLGYLGFTTKYIMNITDVGHLTGDNEGDASIGEDRLEKGAKRENKTAWEIADFYAKDFLKGFDELNLTHPIRFTKATDYIQEQIELVKRIETKGYTYEILDDGIYFDIKKYERDGYSYGDLSNLDVRKEGARVKINPGRKDPRDFALWKYSPKGVKRHMEWESPWGIGFPGWHIECSAMSMKYLGEQFDIHIGGEDLKSTHHPNEIAQSEAATGKIPYVKYWIHGAFLLIDGGRMGKSLHNAYTLTDIGKKGFSPMDVRYFYLTGHYRKKLNFTWEALEAARNSRQKLVEQVRAAKKQTARTVMSEEKNQKVHLFQNDFKNAISEDFNMPQALSVFWSMLKSNIPSEDKYDLAVSFDDVLGLNIRKSIEESERNPVDIPDVVNALAQKREDFRKRGDFTQADEVRKEIESAGFDIKDSSDGYKLKKIR
- a CDS encoding HAD family phosphatase, encoding MKKYGAIFDLDGTIVDDDFIYGNAFSQVLKKLGAKNVPDIPHTGGIGIDENWPILFDKYKITTQHSIEDLSALVTDYFLAHVKLARIKRGFISFAHDLGESDFAIALATSTTWSIADALISTLDLQGVFESITTGEEVGNKKPSPEIFNLAADKISVPAKQCVVFEDSAAGVEAGLSAGMMVVGVYKDEIRKEALSGAHKLIHDFDLISVEEVLALFSDK